A stretch of Aedes aegypti strain LVP_AGWG chromosome 2, AaegL5.0 Primary Assembly, whole genome shotgun sequence DNA encodes these proteins:
- the LOC5573958 gene encoding protein fuzzy homolog isoform X1, translated as MSIHLMCLTSDGGVPIYSKKKGDCENLPFSTIASLNGVHMFCKSQSVDLSITHLEEGMIIWKEYDGTLMMIGIAKGITEKVLRNLMNFSYYSMVFCVGIAAIKKIKNIDRFKRELKNCYTLIDQLLEVVESDFFRYNEAVLCPESMAMLVKLNEFSIQIGSPFCSILVRQKVACGTEGWWDLDIVDRKLLMVLLNASSTIQQDVPVFLPKKSPGIAYRFISIPITQGVSICALCGAEPPYDKLQTMSQQFWMNEIDLLITAEQNYPKNYPATVELDSSILGFLLVSKEQSKYVISRNVHLTTTGKRTLSGNHRLDILRTFFHQSVEAMEDMFRDGDKVMNLEQYWCSDYHKCHALVEGQNILCVLYTSAIPTHIMRLITQKTLNTLISDKDVCW; from the exons ATGTCCATCCATTTAATGTGCCTCACATCCGATGGTGGGGTCCCGATCTATTCTAAAAAGAAAGGCGATTGCGAGAAT CTTCCCTTCTCGACGATCGCATCCCTGAACGGGGTGCATATGTTCTGCAAGTCCCAAAGCGTGGACCTGTCGATCACACATCTCGAGGAGGGAATGATCATATGGAAGGAGTACGATGGAACCCTCATGATGATCGGCATAGCCAAGGGAATCACCGAGAAAGTTCTGCGCAATCTGATGAACTTTTCGTACTACTCGATGGTGTTCTGCGTGGGGATCGCCGCCATCAAGAAGATCAAAAATATCGATCGCTTCAAACGGGAGTTGAAGAATTGCTACACTCTGATCGATCAGCTGCTGGAGGTGGTTGAGAGTGATTTCTTCCGATACAACGAAGCTGTGCTGTGTCCGGAGAGTATGGCAATGTTGGTCAAGTTGAACGAGTTCAGCATCCAGATCGGATCTCCATTCTGTTCGATTTTGGTCCGACAAAAGGTCGCATGTGGGACCGAGGGATGGTGGGACTTGGATATTGTAGATCGGAAGCTATTGATGGTTTTGTTGAACGCTTCCAGTACTATTCAACAGGACGTTCCGGTGTTTCTTCCGAAGAAGAGTCCAGGCATAGCGTATCGGTTTATTAGCATTCCGATCACGCAAGGTGTTAGCATTTGTGCGCTTTGCGGAGCGGAGCCTCCGTACGATAAGCTGCAAACCATGAGCCAGCAATTTTGGATGAACGAAATCGATCTGCTCATTACGGCGGAACAGAACTATCCGAAGAATTATCCGGCGACCGTCGAGCTGGACTCGAGCATTTTAGGGTTTTTGCTGGTGAGCAAAGAGCAGTCGAAGTACGTAATTTCGAGGAATGTACATCTAACAACCACTGGCAAAAGAACGCTGTCGGGGAACCATCGGTTGGATATTCTGCGGACGTTCTTCCACCAATCCGTGGAAGCGATGGAGGATATGTTCCGAGATGGCGACAAGGTGATGAATCTGGAACAGTACTGGTGTTCGGACTATCACAAGTGCCACGCTCTGGTGGAAGGGCAAAACATCCTTTGCGTGTTGTACACTTCGGCGATTCCTACTCATATCATGAG GTTGATAACACAAAAAACACTGAACACGCTAATATCGGATAAGGATGTATGCTGGTAG
- the LOC5573958 gene encoding protein fuzzy homolog isoform X2, whose translation MFCKSQSVDLSITHLEEGMIIWKEYDGTLMMIGIAKGITEKVLRNLMNFSYYSMVFCVGIAAIKKIKNIDRFKRELKNCYTLIDQLLEVVESDFFRYNEAVLCPESMAMLVKLNEFSIQIGSPFCSILVRQKVACGTEGWWDLDIVDRKLLMVLLNASSTIQQDVPVFLPKKSPGIAYRFISIPITQGVSICALCGAEPPYDKLQTMSQQFWMNEIDLLITAEQNYPKNYPATVELDSSILGFLLVSKEQSKYVISRNVHLTTTGKRTLSGNHRLDILRTFFHQSVEAMEDMFRDGDKVMNLEQYWCSDYHKCHALVEGQNILCVLYTSAIPTHIMRLITQKTLNTLISDKDVCW comes from the exons ATGTTCTGCAAGTCCCAAAGCGTGGACCTGTCGATCACACATCTCGAGGAGGGAATGATCATATGGAAGGAGTACGATGGAACCCTCATGATGATCGGCATAGCCAAGGGAATCACCGAGAAAGTTCTGCGCAATCTGATGAACTTTTCGTACTACTCGATGGTGTTCTGCGTGGGGATCGCCGCCATCAAGAAGATCAAAAATATCGATCGCTTCAAACGGGAGTTGAAGAATTGCTACACTCTGATCGATCAGCTGCTGGAGGTGGTTGAGAGTGATTTCTTCCGATACAACGAAGCTGTGCTGTGTCCGGAGAGTATGGCAATGTTGGTCAAGTTGAACGAGTTCAGCATCCAGATCGGATCTCCATTCTGTTCGATTTTGGTCCGACAAAAGGTCGCATGTGGGACCGAGGGATGGTGGGACTTGGATATTGTAGATCGGAAGCTATTGATGGTTTTGTTGAACGCTTCCAGTACTATTCAACAGGACGTTCCGGTGTTTCTTCCGAAGAAGAGTCCAGGCATAGCGTATCGGTTTATTAGCATTCCGATCACGCAAGGTGTTAGCATTTGTGCGCTTTGCGGAGCGGAGCCTCCGTACGATAAGCTGCAAACCATGAGCCAGCAATTTTGGATGAACGAAATCGATCTGCTCATTACGGCGGAACAGAACTATCCGAAGAATTATCCGGCGACCGTCGAGCTGGACTCGAGCATTTTAGGGTTTTTGCTGGTGAGCAAAGAGCAGTCGAAGTACGTAATTTCGAGGAATGTACATCTAACAACCACTGGCAAAAGAACGCTGTCGGGGAACCATCGGTTGGATATTCTGCGGACGTTCTTCCACCAATCCGTGGAAGCGATGGAGGATATGTTCCGAGATGGCGACAAGGTGATGAATCTGGAACAGTACTGGTGTTCGGACTATCACAAGTGCCACGCTCTGGTGGAAGGGCAAAACATCCTTTGCGTGTTGTACACTTCGGCGATTCCTACTCATATCATGAG GTTGATAACACAAAAAACACTGAACACGCTAATATCGGATAAGGATGTATGCTGGTAG
- the LOC5573947 gene encoding proton-coupled amino acid transporter-like protein CG1139 isoform X3: protein MKNEREPLLSTSDNSFDATNNEHQHLLARPDLRSSPENMIVDVGNDNDSLSQTASKEDPAYGSASDAYDPSMHRTLEHPTTNMDTMIHLLKGNIGTGILAMPDAFKNAGLYVGLFGTLLMGAICTHCMHMLVRCSHELCRRLQVPSLNFAEVCSRSFETGPIGLRRYSNLARTLVNMFLVITQLGFCCVYFVFVAANLKEVVAHYFFDLDTRVYLLLMLVPMVLLNLVKNLKFLTPVSLVAACLTVAGLACTFYFVLQDLPNTHTVKPFASWAQLPLYFGTAVYAFEGIGIVLPLENNMKTPEDFGGWTGVLNTGMVIVACLYTAVGFFGYLKYGEGVQGSITLNLPGDQFIAQLVRIMMALAIFFSYGLQFYVPISILNPSIKRRLHSEQAQLIGEYLLRVGLVVFTFLLAAMIPNLGAVISLVGAVSSSTLALIFPPLIEIITFWPDGLGKNYWVLWKDIAIMTFGICGFVFGTYTSVAQIINPDLH from the exons ATGAAAAACGAGCGAGAACCATTGCTAAGCACCTCAGACAACTCGTTCGACGCGACGAACAATGAGCACCAGCACCTGCTAGCGCGGCCCGATCTGCGCAGCTCTCCGGAGAATATGATCGTCGATGTTGGCAACGATAACGACAGCCTTTCGCAGACGGCCTCCAAGGAAGATCCGGCCTATGGTTCGGCGAGTGACGCGTACGATCCCTCGATGCACCGAACGTTGGAACATCCCACCACCAATATGGACACGATGATTCACCTGCTCAAAGGAAACATCGGAACCGGAATCCTAGCGATGCCGGATGCCTTCAAGAATGCCGGACTGTACGTGGGCCTGTTCGGGACACTGCTGATGGGTGCGATCTGCACCCACTGTATGCACATGTTGGTCAGGTGTTCGCACGAACTCTGTCGACGGTTACAGGTCCCCTCGCTGAACTTTGCCGAAGTTTGCTCTAGGTCTTTTGAAACGGGACCGATTGGCCTGCGACGGTATTCGAATCTTGCAAGGACACTGGTTAATATGTTCCTGGTGATTACTCAACTAGGCTTCTGTTGTGTGTATTTCGTATTCGTGGCTGCAAATCTAAAGGAAGTAGTCGCACACTACTTTTTCGACCTGGATACTAGGGTCTACCTGCTGCTGATGTTGGTCCCCATGGTGCTACTGAATCTAGTTAAGAACCTGAAGTTCCTTACGCCAGTCTCGTTGGTTGCGGCTTGCCTGACTGTGGCAG GTCTCGCGTGTACATTCTACTTCGTTCTACAGGATCTACCCAATACGCATACGGTGAAACCTTTCGCTTCCTGGGCACAATTGCCGCTGTATTTCGGAACGGCTGTGTACGCATTTGAAGGAATCGGAATTGTTCTGCCGCTGGAGAACAACATGAAAACTCCGGAAGATTTCGGTGGTTGGACTGGAGTACTGAATACAGGAATGGTTATCGTGGCCTGCCTTTATACGGCCGTTGGGTTTTTCGGATATCTGAAGTACGGTGAAGGCGTACAAGGCAGCATCACACTGAATTTGCCGGGAGATCAGTT CATTGCCCAACTGGTCCGGATTATGATGGCGCTGGCCATCTTCTTCTCCTACGGTCTACAGTTTTACGTGCCCATCTCGATCCTGAACCCCTCGATCAAACGACGCCTTCACTCCGAACAGGCCCAACTAATCGGTGAGTATTTGCTGCGGGTCGGGTTGGTTGTGTTTACCTTCCTGCTGGCGGCCATGATTCCCAATCTGGGAGCGGTCATCTCACTGGTCGGAGCCGTGAGCAGTTCCACGCTGGCACTGATCTTCCCGCCGTTGATCGAGATCATTACTTTCTGGCCGGACGGCCTCGGCAAGAACTACTGGGTTCTGTGGAAGGACATTGCGATCATGACTTTCGGCATCTGTGGGTTTGTGTTCGGGACGTATACCAGCGTGGCGCAGATCATCAATCCGGATTTACACTAA
- the LOC5573947 gene encoding proton-coupled amino acid transporter-like protein CG1139 isoform X1: MVLLSILKKFGITGSRRMKNEREPLLSTSDNSFDATNNEHQHLLARPDLRSSPENMIVDVGNDNDSLSQTASKEDPAYGSASDAYDPSMHRTLEHPTTNMDTMIHLLKGNIGTGILAMPDAFKNAGLYVGLFGTLLMGAICTHCMHMLVRCSHELCRRLQVPSLNFAEVCSRSFETGPIGLRRYSNLARTLVNMFLVITQLGFCCVYFVFVAANLKEVVAHYFFDLDTRVYLLLMLVPMVLLNLVKNLKFLTPVSLVAACLTVAGLACTFYFVLQDLPNTHTVKPFASWAQLPLYFGTAVYAFEGIGIVLPLENNMKTPEDFGGWTGVLNTGMVIVACLYTAVGFFGYLKYGEGVQGSITLNLPGDQFIAQLVRIMMALAIFFSYGLQFYVPISILNPSIKRRLHSEQAQLIGEYLLRVGLVVFTFLLAAMIPNLGAVISLVGAVSSSTLALIFPPLIEIITFWPDGLGKNYWVLWKDIAIMTFGICGFVFGTYTSVAQIINPDLH, translated from the exons ATGGTTCTGTTATCAATACTGAAAAAATTTGGCATTACG GGTTCTCGAAGGATGAAAAACGAGCGAGAACCATTGCTAAGCACCTCAGACAACTCGTTCGACGCGACGAACAATGAGCACCAGCACCTGCTAGCGCGGCCCGATCTGCGCAGCTCTCCGGAGAATATGATCGTCGATGTTGGCAACGATAACGACAGCCTTTCGCAGACGGCCTCCAAGGAAGATCCGGCCTATGGTTCGGCGAGTGACGCGTACGATCCCTCGATGCACCGAACGTTGGAACATCCCACCACCAATATGGACACGATGATTCACCTGCTCAAAGGAAACATCGGAACCGGAATCCTAGCGATGCCGGATGCCTTCAAGAATGCCGGACTGTACGTGGGCCTGTTCGGGACACTGCTGATGGGTGCGATCTGCACCCACTGTATGCACATGTTGGTCAGGTGTTCGCACGAACTCTGTCGACGGTTACAGGTCCCCTCGCTGAACTTTGCCGAAGTTTGCTCTAGGTCTTTTGAAACGGGACCGATTGGCCTGCGACGGTATTCGAATCTTGCAAGGACACTGGTTAATATGTTCCTGGTGATTACTCAACTAGGCTTCTGTTGTGTGTATTTCGTATTCGTGGCTGCAAATCTAAAGGAAGTAGTCGCACACTACTTTTTCGACCTGGATACTAGGGTCTACCTGCTGCTGATGTTGGTCCCCATGGTGCTACTGAATCTAGTTAAGAACCTGAAGTTCCTTACGCCAGTCTCGTTGGTTGCGGCTTGCCTGACTGTGGCAG GTCTCGCGTGTACATTCTACTTCGTTCTACAGGATCTACCCAATACGCATACGGTGAAACCTTTCGCTTCCTGGGCACAATTGCCGCTGTATTTCGGAACGGCTGTGTACGCATTTGAAGGAATCGGAATTGTTCTGCCGCTGGAGAACAACATGAAAACTCCGGAAGATTTCGGTGGTTGGACTGGAGTACTGAATACAGGAATGGTTATCGTGGCCTGCCTTTATACGGCCGTTGGGTTTTTCGGATATCTGAAGTACGGTGAAGGCGTACAAGGCAGCATCACACTGAATTTGCCGGGAGATCAGTT CATTGCCCAACTGGTCCGGATTATGATGGCGCTGGCCATCTTCTTCTCCTACGGTCTACAGTTTTACGTGCCCATCTCGATCCTGAACCCCTCGATCAAACGACGCCTTCACTCCGAACAGGCCCAACTAATCGGTGAGTATTTGCTGCGGGTCGGGTTGGTTGTGTTTACCTTCCTGCTGGCGGCCATGATTCCCAATCTGGGAGCGGTCATCTCACTGGTCGGAGCCGTGAGCAGTTCCACGCTGGCACTGATCTTCCCGCCGTTGATCGAGATCATTACTTTCTGGCCGGACGGCCTCGGCAAGAACTACTGGGTTCTGTGGAAGGACATTGCGATCATGACTTTCGGCATCTGTGGGTTTGTGTTCGGGACGTATACCAGCGTGGCGCAGATCATCAATCCGGATTTACACTAA
- the LOC5573947 gene encoding proton-coupled amino acid transporter-like protein CG1139 isoform X2 — protein MEDFTPLINLQGSRRMKNEREPLLSTSDNSFDATNNEHQHLLARPDLRSSPENMIVDVGNDNDSLSQTASKEDPAYGSASDAYDPSMHRTLEHPTTNMDTMIHLLKGNIGTGILAMPDAFKNAGLYVGLFGTLLMGAICTHCMHMLVRCSHELCRRLQVPSLNFAEVCSRSFETGPIGLRRYSNLARTLVNMFLVITQLGFCCVYFVFVAANLKEVVAHYFFDLDTRVYLLLMLVPMVLLNLVKNLKFLTPVSLVAACLTVAGLACTFYFVLQDLPNTHTVKPFASWAQLPLYFGTAVYAFEGIGIVLPLENNMKTPEDFGGWTGVLNTGMVIVACLYTAVGFFGYLKYGEGVQGSITLNLPGDQFIAQLVRIMMALAIFFSYGLQFYVPISILNPSIKRRLHSEQAQLIGEYLLRVGLVVFTFLLAAMIPNLGAVISLVGAVSSSTLALIFPPLIEIITFWPDGLGKNYWVLWKDIAIMTFGICGFVFGTYTSVAQIINPDLH, from the exons GGTTCTCGAAGGATGAAAAACGAGCGAGAACCATTGCTAAGCACCTCAGACAACTCGTTCGACGCGACGAACAATGAGCACCAGCACCTGCTAGCGCGGCCCGATCTGCGCAGCTCTCCGGAGAATATGATCGTCGATGTTGGCAACGATAACGACAGCCTTTCGCAGACGGCCTCCAAGGAAGATCCGGCCTATGGTTCGGCGAGTGACGCGTACGATCCCTCGATGCACCGAACGTTGGAACATCCCACCACCAATATGGACACGATGATTCACCTGCTCAAAGGAAACATCGGAACCGGAATCCTAGCGATGCCGGATGCCTTCAAGAATGCCGGACTGTACGTGGGCCTGTTCGGGACACTGCTGATGGGTGCGATCTGCACCCACTGTATGCACATGTTGGTCAGGTGTTCGCACGAACTCTGTCGACGGTTACAGGTCCCCTCGCTGAACTTTGCCGAAGTTTGCTCTAGGTCTTTTGAAACGGGACCGATTGGCCTGCGACGGTATTCGAATCTTGCAAGGACACTGGTTAATATGTTCCTGGTGATTACTCAACTAGGCTTCTGTTGTGTGTATTTCGTATTCGTGGCTGCAAATCTAAAGGAAGTAGTCGCACACTACTTTTTCGACCTGGATACTAGGGTCTACCTGCTGCTGATGTTGGTCCCCATGGTGCTACTGAATCTAGTTAAGAACCTGAAGTTCCTTACGCCAGTCTCGTTGGTTGCGGCTTGCCTGACTGTGGCAG GTCTCGCGTGTACATTCTACTTCGTTCTACAGGATCTACCCAATACGCATACGGTGAAACCTTTCGCTTCCTGGGCACAATTGCCGCTGTATTTCGGAACGGCTGTGTACGCATTTGAAGGAATCGGAATTGTTCTGCCGCTGGAGAACAACATGAAAACTCCGGAAGATTTCGGTGGTTGGACTGGAGTACTGAATACAGGAATGGTTATCGTGGCCTGCCTTTATACGGCCGTTGGGTTTTTCGGATATCTGAAGTACGGTGAAGGCGTACAAGGCAGCATCACACTGAATTTGCCGGGAGATCAGTT CATTGCCCAACTGGTCCGGATTATGATGGCGCTGGCCATCTTCTTCTCCTACGGTCTACAGTTTTACGTGCCCATCTCGATCCTGAACCCCTCGATCAAACGACGCCTTCACTCCGAACAGGCCCAACTAATCGGTGAGTATTTGCTGCGGGTCGGGTTGGTTGTGTTTACCTTCCTGCTGGCGGCCATGATTCCCAATCTGGGAGCGGTCATCTCACTGGTCGGAGCCGTGAGCAGTTCCACGCTGGCACTGATCTTCCCGCCGTTGATCGAGATCATTACTTTCTGGCCGGACGGCCTCGGCAAGAACTACTGGGTTCTGTGGAAGGACATTGCGATCATGACTTTCGGCATCTGTGGGTTTGTGTTCGGGACGTATACCAGCGTGGCGCAGATCATCAATCCGGATTTACACTAA